A part of Kitasatospora acidiphila genomic DNA contains:
- a CDS encoding cytidine/deoxycytidylate deaminase family protein, producing the protein MKSESREEDDHADPHVDQELIDAAAQVARTRCRGDNHTMAAAARTRDGRIVTAVNAYHFTGGPCAELVVIGTAAAQGAYELDTIVAVGDRERGVVPPCGRCRQVLLDYFPTINVIVGAPDRLRAVPIIDLLPESYVWADHQLDAD; encoded by the coding sequence GTGAAAAGTGAAAGCCGAGAAGAAGATGACCACGCAGACCCCCATGTCGACCAGGAGCTCATCGACGCCGCGGCGCAGGTCGCCCGCACCCGCTGCCGGGGTGACAACCACACCATGGCGGCCGCAGCCCGCACCCGCGACGGCCGGATCGTCACCGCGGTGAACGCCTACCACTTCACCGGAGGCCCCTGCGCGGAGCTGGTCGTCATCGGCACCGCAGCCGCCCAGGGCGCCTACGAGTTGGACACCATCGTCGCCGTGGGCGACCGCGAGCGCGGGGTCGTGCCACCGTGCGGCCGCTGCCGTCAGGTTCTGCTCGACTACTTCCCCACCATCAACGTCATCGTCGGCGCACCCGACCGCCTCCGTGCCGTCCCCATCATCGACTTGCTGCCCGAGAGCTACGTCTGGGCCGACCACCAGCTCGACGCCGACTGA
- a CDS encoding aldo/keto reductase produces MQYRTIADTVVSAIGLGAMPLSIEHRPDETRAIATVHAALDAGVTLIDTADSYHWHAGEVGHNELLIARALARYGGDTSGILVATKGGRGRPGDGSWTVTGTPEHLKQAAEASAKRLGVDAIGLYQLHKPDPAVPWAESVGALRELLDAGTIRAAGISNVTTAQIREAHAILGDGLASVQNQYSPAVRDSEAELRLSTRLGLAFLPWSPLGGISHSSLDGPSGPTSVGTAFHRIAADHGVSPQQIALAWLLARSPAVIPVPGASRPVSITDSARAAELELSAEELARLEDALPG; encoded by the coding sequence ATGCAGTACCGCACCATCGCGGACACCGTCGTCAGCGCCATCGGCCTGGGCGCGATGCCGCTGTCCATCGAGCACCGTCCGGACGAGACACGGGCCATCGCCACCGTCCACGCCGCCCTGGACGCGGGTGTCACGCTCATCGACACCGCCGACAGCTACCACTGGCACGCCGGCGAGGTCGGCCACAACGAACTGCTGATCGCCCGCGCCCTGGCCCGCTACGGCGGCGACACCTCCGGCATCCTGGTCGCCACCAAGGGCGGCCGCGGTCGCCCCGGCGACGGCAGTTGGACCGTCACCGGCACCCCGGAACACCTCAAGCAAGCCGCCGAGGCCTCCGCCAAGCGCCTTGGCGTCGACGCGATCGGCCTCTACCAGCTGCACAAGCCGGACCCCGCCGTGCCCTGGGCGGAGTCCGTCGGCGCGCTGCGCGAGCTGCTCGACGCCGGCACGATCCGCGCTGCCGGGATCTCCAACGTCACCACCGCCCAGATCCGCGAGGCACACGCGATCCTGGGGGACGGACTCGCCTCCGTGCAGAACCAGTACTCGCCGGCCGTGCGCGACAGTGAGGCGGAGCTGCGGCTGAGCACCCGGCTGGGGCTGGCCTTCCTGCCCTGGAGCCCGCTGGGTGGCATCTCGCACAGCTCCCTCGACGGCCCGTCCGGCCCCACCTCCGTCGGCACCGCGTTCCACCGCATCGCGGCCGACCACGGCGTCAGCCCGCAGCAGATCGCCTTGGCCTGGCTGCTCGCCCGCTCCCCGGCGGTGATCCCGGTACCGGGAGCCAGCCGTCCGGTCTCCATCACCGACTCGGCCAGGGCCGCGGAGCTCGAGCTGAGCGCGGAGGAGCTGGCGCGGCTTGAGGACGCCCTGCCGGGGTGA